A stretch of the Dyella telluris genome encodes the following:
- a CDS encoding TolC family outer membrane protein — MLREGYYVNADRSLGGPFRLLHLDGYSKWRQVGALRVWLAFLLLLVLVPARATEPVTSLGELFDIAHDSEPGFRAAKANLDASRARTRQAYGAMLPQISLTANTNGNRRRYDTLDNLTRTMHDRYHANTDQISLTQPLWRAANVAALHQAEESTGQAEYQLKDTEQQLYQKLSQAWFDLMESRDGMEFTAAQRDALQAQWDIARRGVELGSHGEPQADDARAKYEQAAADAASAELEHASKLAALEQWIGTADDLQQPYLDDGIELPDLVGNDMDAWLNLVDSHSPALSAAVRAVAAANDEVDKQRAGHKPTLDVVASYGNNDQNVGNFPGQSGYRIRTLTLGLQLNVPIYSGGTQSAKVAEAIALRDKANEDLEAARRQAFLNVKTAFLAWRAGLAKAKASRTALASARRALSVAEHGTSRGLKTEADVLAAKQEMAASRRDLRHARYQQLTSYIKLKSTLGDLSITDIDELDHCFVATRDAAVAHVDSPGVAKP, encoded by the coding sequence GTGCTGCGCGAAGGTTATTACGTCAATGCCGATAGGTCGCTCGGCGGGCCGTTCCGGCTATTGCATTTGGACGGCTATTCCAAGTGGCGTCAGGTCGGCGCGTTGCGCGTGTGGCTGGCGTTTCTTCTGCTGCTGGTTCTTGTGCCCGCGCGCGCCACCGAGCCGGTCACGTCGCTTGGCGAACTGTTCGACATCGCTCACGACAGCGAACCGGGCTTCCGCGCCGCCAAGGCCAATCTCGATGCGTCGCGCGCACGCACGCGCCAGGCCTATGGCGCCATGCTTCCGCAGATCAGCCTGACCGCGAACACCAACGGCAACCGGCGTCGCTACGACACGCTGGACAATCTCACGCGCACGATGCACGACCGCTATCACGCCAACACCGACCAGATCAGCCTCACCCAACCGCTGTGGCGTGCCGCGAATGTCGCCGCGCTCCACCAGGCCGAAGAGTCGACCGGTCAGGCGGAATACCAGCTCAAGGACACCGAACAGCAGCTCTATCAAAAGCTGTCGCAAGCCTGGTTCGACCTGATGGAATCGCGCGACGGCATGGAGTTCACCGCTGCGCAGCGCGATGCGCTGCAGGCGCAATGGGACATCGCGCGCCGCGGTGTTGAGTTGGGTTCGCATGGCGAGCCACAGGCCGATGATGCGCGCGCCAAATACGAGCAGGCGGCGGCAGACGCCGCATCTGCCGAACTTGAACATGCTTCCAAGCTCGCAGCGCTGGAGCAATGGATCGGCACCGCCGACGACCTGCAGCAGCCCTATCTGGACGATGGCATCGAGTTGCCCGATCTGGTCGGTAACGACATGGATGCCTGGCTGAATCTCGTCGACTCCCACAGCCCCGCCTTGAGCGCCGCCGTGCGTGCGGTCGCCGCGGCGAACGATGAAGTGGACAAGCAGCGTGCCGGCCACAAGCCCACGCTGGATGTCGTGGCCTCCTATGGCAACAACGACCAGAACGTGGGCAACTTTCCGGGGCAGTCCGGCTATCGCATTCGCACGCTCACGTTGGGACTGCAATTGAACGTGCCGATCTATTCCGGCGGCACGCAGTCCGCCAAGGTGGCCGAAGCCATCGCGCTGCGCGACAAGGCGAACGAAGATCTGGAGGCCGCGCGACGACAGGCCTTCCTCAATGTGAAGACCGCTTTTCTTGCGTGGCGCGCCGGACTCGCCAAGGCCAAGGCTTCGCGCACAGCGCTGGCCTCGGCAAGGCGCGCGCTATCCGTCGCCGAGCACGGCACCTCGCGTGGCCTCAAGACCGAAGCCGATGTATTGGCGGCGAAACAGGAAATGGCCGCCTCGCGACGCGACCTGCGCCACGCGCGATACCAGCAGCTGACCTCGTACATCAAGCTCAAGTCGACGCTCGGCGACCTCAGCATCACCGACATCGACGAACTTGATCACTGTTTCGTGGCGACGCGCGACGCGGCGGTGGCCCACGTCGACTCGCCAGGAGTGGCAAAGCCATGA
- the bamE gene encoding outer membrane protein assembly factor BamE domain-containing protein: MKRILGTAALVVALAGCHATGQKITRLDPGSSRDTVLATLGRPDAVRTFGDFEVYTYLARHRKRTSLSHTDYTVVLKEGQVVQFGPGLAQREGLHGVTIVPPQG; this comes from the coding sequence ATGAAGCGCATACTTGGAACGGCCGCCTTGGTGGTCGCGTTAGCCGGTTGCCACGCCACCGGACAGAAGATCACCCGCCTCGATCCCGGCAGCAGCAGGGACACCGTATTGGCGACGCTGGGGCGTCCCGACGCGGTGCGCACGTTCGGCGATTTCGAGGTCTACACATACCTCGCGCGCCATCGCAAACGTACCTCGCTCTCGCACACCGACTACACCGTGGTGCTGAAGGAGGGGCAGGTGGTGCAGTTCGGGCCTGGGCTGGCGCAGCGTGAAGGCTTGCACGGCGTCACGATTGTGCCGCCGCAGGGTTGA